CTATTACTTTAAAGCTGCTAATAATTTCTCTGCTACTACTTCTGATGAAGCAGGGTTCTGACCTGTTATAAGATTTCCATCTTGTACAGCGTAAGAAGCCCAATCTTCTTTCTTAGAATAGATTCCGCCATTTTCTTGTAGCATGTCTTCTACTAAGAAAGGAACAACCTCAGTTAGTTGAACAGCTGCTTCTTCACTATTTGCGAAACCAGTAACCTTTTTACCATTTACTAAAGCTTTACCATCTTTTCCTTTTACACCTTTTAAAGCTGCAGGAGCGTGACATACAAAAGCAATTGGTTTTTCTTGTTCATTGAATGTTTCAATCAATTTGATTGAAGTAGCGTCGTTTGCTAAATCCCATAACGGTCCGTGACCACCTGGGTAGAAAACTGCATCAAAATCAGAAGCATTTACATCAGCTAATTTTTTAGTGTTGTTGATAACACTCTGAGCATCTTTATCTTCTTTATAACGCTTTGTATCTTTTGTCTGAGCATCTTCTGAATCACTACTTGGATCAATTGGTGCTTGACCACCTTTTGGTGTAGCCACTGTAATTTCAGCCCCTTTATCTAATAATGCGTAATACGGAGCTGCAAACTCTTCAATCCAAAATCCTGTTTTCTTTCCTGTGTCTCCTAATTGATCATGAGACGTTAATACAAATAATATTTTCATTGTTTTTTGTTTTTAAGTTATTGATTTATAGCAAGTCTTTTATTTAGACTTTAACTATCATTTTTCCTTTATTTTTACCATCCATCATATCTAAGAACGCTTGTGGGGTATTCTCAAATCCTTCAACAACAGTTTCTTTATACTTTAATTTACCTTCACCTAACCAAGTTGCTAATTGCTTCATAGCTACGGGGAATTTATCTGCGTAGTTAGAAACAATAAATCCTTGCATTAATGCACTATTCTTAACCAAGAAAGGTTGTACAGCAACTGCCATTGGTATTTCTGTTTTATTGTAAACAGAAATAGCACCACAGATGATAATACGTGCAAACTGATTTATATTGAATAAAACAGCATCGGAAATTGGTCCGCCAACATTATCAAAATAGATATCCACTCCGTTTGGTGCCGCTTCTTTAATGGCGGCTTTCATATCCTTAGTAGTTTTATAATTGATACCATGATCAAACCCAAATTCAGATTTCAACATATCAATCTTTTCATCTGTACCAGCAATACCAATAACATTAAGTCCAAGTATTTTACCGATCTGACCCACAACACTACCAACGGCACCTGCAGCACCTGAAACAACTAAAGTTTCACCTTTTTTTGGTTTTCCTATTTCGTGAAGTCCTAAAAAGGCAGTTAAGCCAGTCATACCAACAATACCTAAATATGCACTTAATGGTGCTTTACTTTTATCTATTTTTTGTAAGCCTTCGCCAGTAGAAATTTGCTTCTCTTTCCATTGCAATAAGCCTGATACGAAATCACCTTTTTTGAATTTGTCGTTCTTGGTTTCAATAACTTCTGCTACCACCCCGGAGCTTATTGGTTCATCTAACTTAAAAGGTGGTACATACGATTTAGCATCGCTCATACGACCTCTTAAATAAGGGTCTACAGAAATATATTTTGCTTCTAACAATAATTGACCATCAGAAATACTAGGATTTACATCAGATTCAACAAATTCAAAGTCAGAAAGGGTAGGAGTACCTACCGGACGTTTTTTTAAATTAATGGACTTATTCATAAGTTATTATTTAAATTTTATGCTAAATTATTGCCTAAGAGATATGTAATAATTAGTGCTTTTACAAGTATGCTTTCATGTAACTGATTGCAAACTTCCAATCTTTTTTTCTTAGACAGTTCAAAGATATTACAAAAAAAGAATGAACATTCATTTTTTAACAAAGGTTTATAAAAGGTGTTTCTTTTTTGGATTAAAAAAAAGCATCTGTTACGATGCTTTTTAGTTCATGCTGCAATCTATTCCATTATTGTAATGGCTTTCACATTCACAAATTCTTTCATTCCAAATCCTCCATGTTCTCTTCCGTAACCTGAATCTTTTACACCACCAAAAGGCATCATTGGGTTTGCTAATCCGAAGGAATTTATAAATACCATACCCGTGTCAAAATGCTTTTCAGCCAATTCAATTGCCTTATCAACATCTTTAGAAAAGATTCCGCCGCCTAATCCAAATCTGCTATCATTAGCGATACGCATGGCATCTTCATTGTCCTTTGCTTTAATTAATGAAGCAACCGGTCCGAATAGCTCATCATCATATGCTGGTTGACCTGGCGTTACATTGCCTAATACCGTGGCAGGGTAGAAGTAGCCTTCCCCTTCAGGAATTTTTCCGCCACATAAAATTTCAGCACCTTTATCAACACTTTCTTCAAGCTGTTCGTGAATCTTTTTCCTTAAATCTTCACGAGCCATTGGTCCTAGTTCCGTTTCCTCTTTTTTGGGATCACCTACTTTTAAGGCATCCATAGCCTTTACGAATTTCTCTTTAAACTCGTCATACACTTTTTCTGTAGCAACAAATCTTTTAGCCGCAATACAGGTTTCTCCATTATTATAAATACGACCCATTACACTTTTTTCAACAGCCAAATCAATATCTGCATCATCTAACACCAAGTAGGCATCATTACTACCCAATTCTAATACTGTCTTTTTCAATTGTGCACCAGCCAATTCGCCAATTTTTTCTCCTGCTACCGGACTACCGGTTAAGGTAACACCTCTAATTAATTTATGTTCTATAATCGCATTAGACTGCTCATGATCAATAACCATGACATTGAATAAATTCTCAGGTAGACCAGCTGTATCAAATATAGATTTCAACAATTTTGCCGTACCTGTAACGTTAGATGCATGTTTTAGCAAAATACTGTTACCAGCCATTAAGTTAACAATAGTATATCTTAATACTTGATAACTTGGGTAGTTCCATGGTTGAATACCATATATAATTCCCATGGGTGAATAGGTTATAATTCCTCTTCCTCCATCGGATAATTTTCTTTCTTCATTTTTTAAAAATTCTGGAGCGTTCTCTGCAGAATAATCGCAAATTGATGTACAAAGGTCGACTTCATGCTCGCTTTGAGATAAAAGTTTACCCATTTCATCGGTCATTAACTCTGCTAGCTCTTTCTTATAATTCTGTAATTCTTTACCTATAGATTTTATAATCTCGCCGCGTTCTTCAATGGATTTCATTTTCCATTTCAAAAATGCTTTTTGAGAGTTTTGGATGCTTTCTTCCACCTGATCATCTGTCATATATGTGTATGTGGACAGTGTTTTTCCTGTAGTAGGGTTAATTGTTTTGAATGTATCTTGTTTTGTTGTCGTAGACATAATTTGTTTTTAAATTTTATTTATTGTTGTTCACTTGGTACCAAATACACATCATTGATGTTTACTCTATTTGGTTGTGTTAAAACATAGTAGATGCTGTTAGCAATATCTTCTGCTTCTAAGGTTTCCATCTTTTGCATTTCTTTCATCATCTCTTTAATATCCTCATCGCTAATGGTGCTTGTCAAATTAGTAGCCACTGCACCAGGTTCTATAGAGGTGATATTAATTCCGTATTTCGGTGCCAATTCTTGACGCAGTCCTTCTGAAAACATTTTCACTGCAGATTTGGTTGCACAGTACACTGCACCACCTGGAAAATATCTATTTGCAGCCATTGAAGAAATATTAATGATATTACCGCCTTTGTTAGCTTTTAGCTCTGGTAATACTGCAGCAACTCCGTTCAGGACTCCTTTGATATTCACATCTACCATCTTATCCCACTCGTCAGTTTTAAGTTTTTCAACAAATGATAAAGGCATTAATCCTGCGTTGTTTATTAAACCTGATATTTTACCGTATTTGCGTTTAGTTTTAGAAACAACATTTTCGAAATCTGCTTTCTTTGTTACATCGCCCGCTACCACTAAGGCTTCTCCGCCTTTTTCAATAATGTCAGATTTCAGGTCGTTTAACTCATCTTCGCTTCTCGCCATTAAAACAACCTTAACTCCATTTTCAGCTAGTTTTATTGCTGTTGCTTTGCCAATTCCGCTTGATGCTCCCGTTATTATAATTACTTTATCTTCTAATTTCATAGTGTATTAATTTTGATTTGAAGACAAGTTAATAGGTATGAAATGACTCTTTTAGCTAGATTAAATGAAGTATTGACGGATATGGAAATGAGGTAAGATTGAAACTTTACGAGTCAAAAAAACCAGCGAAATAGAACCCTCTGGCAAGTACACAAGTAATTACACTAGCAATATGATTATTGCTATGTATAATAATAGGAAGGATATTCAGTGGTCATAAAGCACATGACCGCAAGCTCTATCATAGCATGTACAGCAATGCTTTAAGTTGTTCTAGACCTGAAAAAAAGTAGAAAACAGACAATTATCGACACCTCTATATCGTCGGCAACACGGTTAATTAAAAAAAAAGATTGTTTAAGCACTTGCTGTTGGTGTGCAAGACGCTCTTTTCAATAACATATATTCTCCCTTTGTTTTAAAATCACGAATAGATGAACCTGTATAACGTTTAAAAGTTTTTGAAAGATGACTTACATCGGTAAAACCTAAATCATCTGCAATTTGTGTTAATGTGTAATCTGAATTTAAAAGCCGAATCTCTACTAACTTCAGTTTTGCCTTAATGATATATTCTCGCAAAGACATGCTCACTTGCTTTTTAAAATATTCGCTTACATATGTAGGTGACATCATAAAAACATCGGCTAAATTTTCAACTTTCAATAATTCAGTCTTGTCAATATTGATATTAATATAAGTCAGCATCTTAGTAATTCTTTCATCAGAATTGTTCTTTGGTAATTCAAAGTAGTTGCTCTTTTTAATATTGCGAATTAAGATTTCTAAAATACTAGTCATTAAACTAGTGACTAGGTTTATTGATTCTTCTCCATAATTTCTAGATTCTTGAAGAATCATACCAATTAGGTTTTCTAAATAGCTTCTATCTAATTCATTTTTAATAATATCTCCTGGTAACTGATTGTAATTAGATAATATAAACGAAGCTTCTTTAAACCACTCATTTCTATCAATGGTAATTCTGTTTGCATTCTTAAAAAATGAATCAGTAAACTTTAGAAATACAAATCTGGTAGGTTTTTCTATAGTAAAAGAATGGCATTTTAACGGAGGTAATAAAAACATACTATTCTTCCCATAGGCATAATCATTATAATTAATGCACTGTGTGCCTTGTCCATCTTTAATTAGAACCAACTCAAAAAAATTGTTCTTAACCGGGCGTTGTTTCCAATCCGTTAACTCTATTTCTTGTATTTCAAAAGGTTTGTAGGCTTCTAATACTTGCATTTTAATGGTATTTATGGAATAATAGGACAAATTTAGGCTAAAAAATAGGTTTCAAACTAATTCACTAACTCATTAACCTTTATTTATACCATTAATTCCAACATTTCAACTACAAAAAAACGCTCTAAAGCTAGTAACTTTGTTTTAGAAGGATTTCAAATAATTAGTATATCGTAAATGGATTTATTTAATCAGGCGGACTTATTTTCAAAAAACGAAGTCCGTAAAATAGAATTTGATTTACCAGGAGCTAATGTTACTTTATTCAAGAATTTCTTCAGTTTAGAAGAAAGCAATAAGCTGTATAATAGCCTATTACAAAACACCCCATGGCAGCAAGAGCAAATTACCATTCATGGAAAAGATGTAGACTATCCCAGATTAACAGCTTGGTATGGAGATGTTACCAAGGATATTAAATACACGAATACAAAAAGTACAATGCATTTATGGAATGCTGATTTACTTTTTATTAAAGAGCGAATAGAGCAGGAGGTCAATGTAAAATTTACACGTTGTTTGCTTAATTATTATAGAGATGGCAAAGACAGTGTAGATTGGCACCAAGACTATAAAGGAGACCAACGTAAAAACACAGTTATTGCTTCGGTAACTTTTGGAGAGACCAGACCTTTTCAATTAAAACATACTACCCGTAAAGATTTAAAACGTGTAGCTATTCCTTTAACTCACGGAAGCCTACTTCTAATGAAAGGTGCTACTCAAGATAACTGGAAACATAAAATACCAAAAACAAAAAAACAGATTCATCCAAGAATTAATCTTACGTTTCGGTGGATCAACTAACCTTATATTTACATACATTACGTTTTGATTGTATACTTTTAGTAAATTAAACTTAAGTAATATCCTATGAAAAAATCTTATTTAACGGTAGTCGTGCATATTTTAGCAAAAGAAGAATATAGAGAAGATGTAAAAGCGGAATTACTAAAACTTGTTGGTCCTACTAGAGGTGAAGAGGGTAATATTTCATATGACCTACATCAAGATAATTCTAACCCAAATTTATTCTTATTCCATGAGAAATGGGTTAGTCAAGAATTACTTCAAAAACATTCTCAAAGTAAACATATTGCTGAATATAAGGCTGCAACCGAAGAGAAGTTAGTTGATGTCACTTTGTTTAAAATGACAGAACTGACCAACTAACTTTGTATTAATAAAGGTTTCCCTATAAATTATTATAGTTTAATTCAATAAAATGAATTGAATCAAGTGCTTTTTGGCTTAAAATTAAGATTTCACCTCTATAAAACCTCTATTTATACCTTCTTCTCCTTTTTTTATACATTATAAAAACTTTATTTCCTATTTACCTTTGCCATATAAATAGGATTAACCTTATTAAAACATATAAAAATGAATTTACACGAAACATTAAACTGGAGATACACAACAAAGGAATACGACACCACCAAGAAAATTTCTGATGCAGATATGGCAGAAGTCAAAAACTTGTTAAGAATGAGTCCTTCAAGTGTAAACCTACAACCTTGGCATTTTATAGTTGCTGAAACTACAGAAGGTAAAGCACGCATTGCTAAGGGGACTCAAGGTTTTTTTAGTTTTAACGAGCCAAAAGTAACTAATGCTTCAGCTGTTGTTTTATTTTGTTCAAAAATTGATGCAGATGATGCCTACTATCAGCATATTGCAGATACAGAAGATGAAAGCGGAAGATTCCCTAACCAAGATATTAAAAACGGATTTTTAGGTGCTGTAAAAGCTTTTACAGGTATTCATAAATACGATTTAAAAGACTTACAACACTGGATGGAAAAGCAAGTATATCTTAACATTGGAAACTTTTTATTGGGAGTTGCAAGTTTAGGAATTGATGCTACACCAATGGAAGGTATTGATGTAAAAGCTTTGGATGAAGAATTCGGTTTAAGAGAAAAAGGATACACTTCTTTAGTAGCTGTTTCTTTAGGATATAGAGCTGAATCTGATTTTAATTCAACTGAAAAAACTCCTAAATCTAGATTACCAGAAAGTGAAATTTTCACGTTAATATAATAACACGAAGCTAATATGAAAGCAATAGGATACAAGGAGAACCTCCCAATAGAGAATGTAAAATCTCTTCAAGACATCGAAATAGATACTCCCAAAGCAAAAGGAAGAGATATTCTAGTTGAGATAAAAGCCATTTCTGTAAACCCGGCAGATTATAAAGTAAGAGCAGGTATGCCTGTTGAAGGCGATGATTGGAAAATTATTGGTTGGGATGCTACTGGGATTGTAAAAGAAGTTGGAGAAGATGTTACGTTGTTTAAGGTTGGTGACGAAGTTTGGTATGCGGGCGATTTCACGAGACAAGGAAGTTATGCTCAGTATCAAGTGGTAGATGAGCGTATTGTGGGCAAGAAACCATCTAGCTTATCTTATGCTGAAGCTGCGGCTTTACCATTAACTTCTCTTACGGCTTGGGAAATGTTGTTTGATAGATTAGAAGTTGCAACCGATGATGCCAGTAAATCTATTCTAGTAATTGGTGCTGCAGGTGGTGTTGGTTCTATTTTGGTACAATTAGCTAAGAAGCTTACAAAACTGAATATTATAGGAACGGCTTCCCGTGAAGAAACTACAGATTGGTTAAAAGAATTGGGTGCTGACTCGGTTATTAATCACAGAAATAAATTGAGTGAGGAATTTGAGAAATACAAGCTTCCTGCTCCTGATTACATCGTGAGTTTAAATGCTACCGAGCAACATGCAGACGAGATTGTAAAGGTGATAAAGCCACAAGGTAAATTCGGTTTTATTGATGACCCTAAGTCATTTAATGTCATGCCTTTTAAAGGTAAGGCTGTGTCTACTCATATTGAGTTGATGTTCACTAGTTCTATGTTCCAAACGGAAGATATGATTGAGCAACACAACATCTTAAATGAGGTTTCTAAATTGATAGACAACGGAACTATTAAAACCACTTTAGGAGAAAACTTTGGAACTATTAACGCAGAGAATATGCGTAAAGCCCATGCTTTCTTAGAAACAGGAAAAGCAAAAGGTAAAATTGTTTTAGAAGGATTTTAGACGCAATGAGTCAAATAATTTAAAAAGAAAATGAAAACTACACTTAAAATATTTCTTATAGCAGCAATTTTTGCTGGTACTTCGGCAAATGCACAGGTAAATACGATTGATTCCGTGGCAACTTCAAAAGTGCAGCATTTCAATTTTGATGAAATGGAATCGGAAACTATTGGCGAAGGTATTCAGCGTAAATGGTTTCATGGAGAAAAAGGTCAAATGACCATTTTCAATTTGGAAAAAGGGGCACATATTCCATGGCACCAACATCCTAATGAGCAGATTACCTATATCATGTCCGGTAAGGTTAAAATCAAGACTATTATCGACGGCAAAGAGGAGTTTGTTATTGTTTCTGGAGGCGAGGTAATTGTATTCCCAGAGAACATACCTCATGAGTTTTGGGCTTTAGAAAAAACGGTGGATTTAGATGTTCACGTTCCGGTTCGTCAAGATTGGTTGTCGAAAGAGTTGCCTGATTATTTAAAGAAGAGCGAATAAATAGAAAACTAATAGGATGACATCAATCAAAATGAAATATAACTTTTTAATTGCATTAGCACTAACTGTAAGTTTTTTTTTAAATGCACAAACACCAACAACAGACAATATTAAGTCTGTAAACGAAGTAGTTACCGCAGATAATGTAGAATGGAGTTGGTTAAATCCGTTGCGAGGAGATAAAAGTCCGGCTGCAGGTAAACTTTGGGGAGACCGTACAAAAAACGAACCAGCAGGGTTTTTAGTGAAATTCAAAAAAGGTTTTTCATCACCTCCACACATTCACAACATAACTTATAGAGGTGTTGTAATTAAAGGTTTGTTGCACAATGATGATGAAAATGCCGAAAAACAATGGCTTCCGGCAGGTTCTTATTGGCAGCAGCCAGCAGGCGAAGCACATATTACAGCTGCTGACGGTGAAGAAAATATGGCGTTTTTAGACATTCAAGAAGGTCCGTATTTAGTAAAACCAACATCTGAAGCTTTTGATAATGGCGAAAGACCTGTAAATGTTGATAAAACAAACTTGGTTTGGTTAAATGCTAACGACATCCAATGGGTTTCTGAAAAGAGCAATGTAAAAACTGCATTTTTATGGGGAAGTCACGAAAAAAATCAGCTACGTGCCACGCTCTTAAAACTGCCAGCTGGTTTTAACGGAAGCATAAAAAACTTAAGCCCTAATTTTAGAGCAGTGGTAATTTCTGGTGAAGTAACACATCAGTTTATTAAAAAAGATACTAAAAACGAGTTACAACCCGGTTCTTATTTTGGAGCGCAAAATGGTACTACATCAAAAATTTCAACAAAAAAAGAAACAGTTATTTATATAAGAAGCAACGGCAAATTTGAAGTAAAGTAAACGGGTTATATGCTGATTTTTTAATTGTATTAGAGATAAAAAGCTTTCTTTTTTTGGTCATAAAAATGTACCGACTCCAACTAATTAATTAAAATAGTTTTCTTGAAAAATTCTTAACCTTTAGTCATAACGGATTTGCATTAAATGACATAAAAATGTTAAAAGGGTCAAATATAATTTCAAATAAGCTATTAACTACTTAGTAATTAGTGGTTTCATTGAAGTTCTTTCTTTAAATTTATAAATATCAGTTTAATGAGATGTAGAACATAAAATTTGAAGAAATGAAAACAAATATTGGAATTACCGAGGAAAACAGATCAAAGGTTGCAGAGCATTTGTCCACCATATTGGCTGATGAATATGTGCTGTATACCAAAACTTTAAGAGCACATTGGAATTTAGAGGGTATTGATTTTCATACCAAACATGTGTTTTTTGAAGATCACTATAATGCAATTAAGGAATATATTGACGGTGTTGCAGAACGTATTAGAAAAATAGGTCATTATGCCCCTGGAACTTTAAAACAATTTTTGCAGTTAACACATTTATCGGAAGAAATAAAAGGTGATAATTTTAGCTTAAACTATATGAAAGTCTTATTAGCTGACCATGATACCATTATTGTAGAAATGAGAAAAATTATCCCTACAATAGAAGAAGATTTTGGAGACGTTGGTACTGCCGATTTTTTAACTGGACTGTTACAAGAACATGAAGAAATGGCTTGGATGTTACGTGCTAGTTTAAGCTAAAAGTATTTATACAAAAGGTATAGATTTAAATTATGCAACAAAAATACTGTCACCACATAAAAACCATTTCCAAGATTAAAACTGCTACTGAGCATATTTGTGAGGAATGTATTAAACTTGGTGATGACTGGGTGCATTTGCGTACATGTCAAGAATGTGGCGTAACGCTTTGTTGTGACGATTCTAAAAACAAACATGCTACGGCTCATTTTCATGCAACCAAGCATCCGGTTATAAGTTCGGCAGAACCTAATGAAAAATGGTTTTGGTGCTATCTTGATAATGCTTTTGCAACCTATTAAATCAAACCAATTATGATCGATCCAAAATTTCCTGAATTAACTAATGTTCAGGTAGAAAGGCTTAAGAATTACGGTGAAATAGAATTCTATAAAGAGCCAACGGTCGTTTTGGATTTTGGAGACCGGCATTATGATTTTTTTGTGGTGCTTACTGGCGGAATCAGAATTATAGACCCTGATAAAAAAGATGAAAATATTGCCATTCATACCAGACATCAATTCTCAGGTTCAAGTAGTATTCTTTCACACAGAACCGTTGGGGTTTGCGGTGAAACCTTGGCAAATACACAGCTTATAAGAATTAGTCCTGAAAACCTAAAAAGTGCCATTGCCAAATTCAGTGATATTAGCGATGTACTTCTGAATGCATTTTTATTGCGTGAAGACGCGCTGAAAAACAATGTTCAGGGTATTAAGCTCATTGGTTCTGAACACTCCAATGAAACCTACGCTATCCGTGATTTCATGGATAAGAATGATATTTGGTACAATTTCATTGATTCAGATAAGGAAGACGGATTGGTGCAGCTATTGGAGACTTTCAATTTAAAAGAATCTGATCTACCTGTTTTGATTAATAGTCAAAATGAGATTTCTGTTCGTCCATCCATAGATGAAATTGGTACGTGTACCGGTGTTCGGTTGCAATTGGATGATGATGTTTATGATGTTCTGGTGGTAGGTGCAGGTCCCGCTGGATTGGCTGCTAGTGTTTATGCCGCTTCAGAAGGCTTAAAAGTTTTGACCATAGACAGTAATTCCCCTGGCGGTCAAGCCGGTAAAAGTTCTAAAATTGAGAACTATCTTGGGTTTCCTACCGGAATTTCAGGACGTGACCTTGCGAATAATGGCTATATACAGGCACAAAAATTTGGTTGCACCATATCCGTGCCGCATAGGGTAGAGGGCATAGCGCGCAAAGAAGGTTATTACGAAGTTAATTCTAACAACACATCTATATTAAAGGCTAAAACGGTAATTGCCGCAACAGGTGCCGCGTATAGAAGACTGCCTTTAGAAGGTATTGAAAAATTTGAAGGTTCCGGAGTGTACTACAGCGCCACTTCAATGCATGCCAATATGTGTAAAAACAGCGAAATAGGTATTGTGGGCGGTGGCAACTCCGCAGGTCAGGCGGCATTGTTTTTAGCAAGCCATGCGCATAAAGTATATGTAATTATAAGAAACGAGGATATTGGCGCAAAAATGAGCGACTATCTAGTGCAGCGAATTTTCGCATGTGATAATATTGAAGTTTTAACGGGTAGTAATGTCGTTAAGGTTGACGGCGATACGTATTTGGAAAAGGTAGAAATCAAGCAAAGCGATACTTTAGTCCAAAACAACATTAATTACCTGTTTACATTTGTTGGCGCAAAACCGTGTACGGAGTGGTTAGACAATATTATAGATACGGATGCTAAAGGCTTTGTACATACAGGGCTCACTATTTGCGATAATGCTTTAAATGGCGAATCAGTTTTCAAACATAGAAAACCTTACACTTTTGAAACCAGTTTACCAGGACTTTTTGCCGTTGGGGATGTGCGTTCCGGGTCGGTTAAACGTGTAGCTTCGGCAGTAGGTGAGGGGTCTATTGTAGTTAGTGACATCCATAAATTTTTAGCGCTTGAAACCGAAGCAAAAATTATATAGTACTTTTAAGCCCTATGCCACGTACCATAATCGAAAATATTGTAATTCAAGAATACAAAGACCAAACCTTTTTTGAATTTTGTAAGTATACTACCATCCGGTTTTTTGAGATTGTGTATTTTGAAAAGGGTAGCGGCACCATAAAGATTAATGGGAAAACGGTAAACTATTCGGCTAATAGTATTTTTGTTTTTGTGCCAGATGATATTTATATCGTAAACCCAGAATCGGCGACTACAACTGTAGCTATTAAGTTTTTAAAGAGCTTTTTTAGGGGAGATGCACCGCAAAATGCAAATCTTCCTGTGAACGATTGGTTTCGTAAAATTGAAGGGATTCTAAATAGTGAAAGTCATCAATTACGTGAAATGCGTTTTGAAACCGAATCGGACAAAATACATTTACTTTCATTGATAAAAATGGTGGCGGCAGAAAACGATAAAAAGAAATCATATGACCTGTTTATCATTCAAAATTCACTTTCTGTAATTCTTCACCTTATTGCCCGTAACATTCAGTTTTTAAATGCTGATATGAGTGCCAGAATAGTGGAGTCTTCTAAAATTCAGCAAATCATCAACTTTATTCACGCCAATATTTACAATTCGGAATTGCTGACCACCAAAAACTTGGCAGAGGAGTTTCATATGGCGGACAATTACATCAGTGAATATTTTAAAAAGCATACTGATGTTTCGCTAAAAAAGTACATTCTTAACTACAAATTAAAACTCGTAGAAACCCGATTAAAATATACCGATTTACAGTTTTCTGAAATTGCAATGGAATTAGGTTTTACAGATTCTAGTCACCTTAACAAGACCTTCCAAAGTTATAAGGGGATGACTATTGGTGCTTATAAGGCAAGTATTTCCCAATAAATTACCATTTACCTCTTTTTTTACTAAAAGCCCTTTGTTTTTTACTTATCCAAAGCTTGAGTGCCTAGGTAACTTTGTACTGTATTAATAACAGAACAATAATTAACCAAAAACTCAATACTATGGAATACAAGAATTTTCAAACATTTACGGCAGAACAAAAAGGAGGAATTTTAACAGTGACTATCAATTTTGGTCCTGTAAACGTACAA
Above is a window of Maribacter aquivivus DNA encoding:
- a CDS encoding alpha-ketoglutarate-dependent dioxygenase AlkB family protein gives rise to the protein MDLFNQADLFSKNEVRKIEFDLPGANVTLFKNFFSLEESNKLYNSLLQNTPWQQEQITIHGKDVDYPRLTAWYGDVTKDIKYTNTKSTMHLWNADLLFIKERIEQEVNVKFTRCLLNYYRDGKDSVDWHQDYKGDQRKNTVIASVTFGETRPFQLKHTTRKDLKRVAIPLTHGSLLLMKGATQDNWKHKIPKTKKQIHPRINLTFRWIN
- a CDS encoding putative quinol monooxygenase, producing the protein MKKSYLTVVVHILAKEEYREDVKAELLKLVGPTRGEEGNISYDLHQDNSNPNLFLFHEKWVSQELLQKHSQSKHIAEYKAATEEKLVDVTLFKMTELTN
- a CDS encoding AraC family transcriptional regulator, coding for MQVLEAYKPFEIQEIELTDWKQRPVKNNFFELVLIKDGQGTQCINYNDYAYGKNSMFLLPPLKCHSFTIEKPTRFVFLKFTDSFFKNANRITIDRNEWFKEASFILSNYNQLPGDIIKNELDRSYLENLIGMILQESRNYGEESINLVTSLMTSILEILIRNIKKSNYFELPKNNSDERITKMLTYININIDKTELLKVENLADVFMMSPTYVSEYFKKQVSMSLREYIIKAKLKLVEIRLLNSDYTLTQIADDLGFTDVSHLSKTFKRYTGSSIRDFKTKGEYMLLKRASCTPTASA
- a CDS encoding SDR family oxidoreductase, which gives rise to MKLEDKVIIITGASSGIGKATAIKLAENGVKVVLMARSEDELNDLKSDIIEKGGEALVVAGDVTKKADFENVVSKTKRKYGKISGLINNAGLMPLSFVEKLKTDEWDKMVDVNIKGVLNGVAAVLPELKANKGGNIINISSMAANRYFPGGAVYCATKSAVKMFSEGLRQELAPKYGINITSIEPGAVATNLTSTISDEDIKEMMKEMQKMETLEAEDIANSIYYVLTQPNRVNINDVYLVPSEQQ
- a CDS encoding NAD-dependent succinate-semialdehyde dehydrogenase, encoding MSTTTKQDTFKTINPTTGKTLSTYTYMTDDQVEESIQNSQKAFLKWKMKSIEERGEIIKSIGKELQNYKKELAELMTDEMGKLLSQSEHEVDLCTSICDYSAENAPEFLKNEERKLSDGGRGIITYSPMGIIYGIQPWNYPSYQVLRYTIVNLMAGNSILLKHASNVTGTAKLLKSIFDTAGLPENLFNVMVIDHEQSNAIIEHKLIRGVTLTGSPVAGEKIGELAGAQLKKTVLELGSNDAYLVLDDADIDLAVEKSVMGRIYNNGETCIAAKRFVATEKVYDEFKEKFVKAMDALKVGDPKKEETELGPMAREDLRKKIHEQLEESVDKGAEILCGGKIPEGEGYFYPATVLGNVTPGQPAYDDELFGPVASLIKAKDNEDAMRIANDSRFGLGGGIFSKDVDKAIELAEKHFDTGMVFINSFGLANPMMPFGGVKDSGYGREHGGFGMKEFVNVKAITIME
- a CDS encoding NADP-dependent oxidoreductase, with protein sequence MNKSINLKKRPVGTPTLSDFEFVESDVNPSISDGQLLLEAKYISVDPYLRGRMSDAKSYVPPFKLDEPISSGVVAEVIETKNDKFKKGDFVSGLLQWKEKQISTGEGLQKIDKSKAPLSAYLGIVGMTGLTAFLGLHEIGKPKKGETLVVSGAAGAVGSVVGQIGKILGLNVIGIAGTDEKIDMLKSEFGFDHGINYKTTKDMKAAIKEAAPNGVDIYFDNVGGPISDAVLFNINQFARIIICGAISVYNKTEIPMAVAVQPFLVKNSALMQGFIVSNYADKFPVAMKQLATWLGEGKLKYKETVVEGFENTPQAFLDMMDGKNKGKMIVKV
- a CDS encoding type 1 glutamine amidotransferase domain-containing protein, whose protein sequence is MKILFVLTSHDQLGDTGKKTGFWIEEFAAPYYALLDKGAEITVATPKGGQAPIDPSSDSEDAQTKDTKRYKEDKDAQSVINNTKKLADVNASDFDAVFYPGGHGPLWDLANDATSIKLIETFNEQEKPIAFVCHAPAALKGVKGKDGKALVNGKKVTGFANSEEAAVQLTEVVPFLVEDMLQENGGIYSKKEDWASYAVQDGNLITGQNPASSEVVAEKLLAALK